A genomic window from Microvirga sp. TS319 includes:
- a CDS encoding methyl-accepting chemotaxis protein has protein sequence MSSLSKASIGFAVAALAVTGQAIASAVTGSMPSLTVLLADAGFIFGGVMLLRTYRAIATATDIIDRIGHGDFEARIIGSREGGALGKLHDTVNDTTDRVDAYIRESSAAMDAVRNNQYFRRIQPDGLHGALLNGATIINEASHVIECRLAAFNHSTAEFEQAINTIVQTLSESSTDMSTMSSVLQEGATLTDDRTSLVASTAADMAVNVQTVAAAVTQLAASAQEIGTEADHSAMRARQAAEEAQSTGAIVNSLNTAVERISTVVGLITSIASQTNLLALNATIEAARAGEAGRGFAVVAQEVKALATQTAKATDEIASEIAELRSASTAAVSAVSEISTIVADIDHATSRIAQSISGQTAATAEIARSVEQTSVGTQGVTENIHSVSQNTAETKQLAGSVLDTSRQVAVQGDRLADEVRKFLVALRRGPMDRAQDETGTQTSGDDGRVHRLSRAA, from the coding sequence TTGTCTTCTCTCTCTAAGGCAAGCATCGGCTTCGCCGTCGCGGCGCTCGCGGTCACCGGACAGGCCATCGCGTCCGCCGTCACCGGCTCCATGCCCTCGCTCACGGTGCTCCTCGCCGATGCCGGATTCATCTTCGGCGGCGTGATGCTGCTGCGCACGTACCGCGCCATCGCGACCGCGACCGACATCATCGACCGGATCGGGCATGGCGACTTCGAGGCCCGCATCATCGGGAGCCGGGAAGGCGGAGCCCTGGGCAAGCTGCACGACACCGTCAACGATACGACCGACCGGGTCGACGCCTATATCCGCGAGTCCTCGGCCGCGATGGACGCGGTGCGCAACAACCAGTATTTCCGGCGCATCCAGCCCGACGGACTTCACGGTGCGCTGCTCAACGGCGCGACGATCATCAACGAGGCCTCGCACGTCATCGAATGCCGTCTGGCGGCCTTCAACCACTCGACGGCGGAATTCGAGCAGGCCATCAACACGATCGTCCAAACCCTTTCGGAATCCTCCACCGACATGAGCACCATGTCCTCGGTGCTGCAGGAAGGCGCGACCCTCACGGACGACCGCACCAGCCTCGTGGCCTCGACCGCGGCCGACATGGCCGTCAACGTGCAGACAGTCGCTGCCGCCGTCACGCAGCTCGCCGCCTCCGCGCAGGAGATCGGAACCGAAGCCGACCACTCCGCCATGCGTGCACGGCAGGCCGCCGAGGAGGCGCAATCCACGGGCGCCATCGTCAACAGCCTCAACACCGCCGTCGAGCGCATCAGTACCGTCGTGGGCCTCATCACCAGCATCGCGTCGCAGACCAACCTGCTGGCGCTGAACGCCACCATCGAGGCCGCGCGGGCGGGCGAGGCAGGGCGCGGCTTTGCCGTCGTGGCCCAGGAAGTGAAGGCGCTGGCCACCCAGACCGCCAAGGCGACGGACGAGATCGCCAGCGAGATTGCGGAACTACGCTCCGCTTCCACGGCGGCTGTGTCCGCCGTGTCCGAGATCTCCACCATCGTGGCGGATATCGATCACGCGACGTCGCGTATCGCGCAGAGCATCAGTGGACAGACCGCCGCCACGGCCGAGATCGCGCGCAGCGTCGAGCAGACCTCGGTCGGGACGCAAGGAGTCACGGAGAACATCCACAGCGTGAGCCAGAACACGGCCGAGACCAAGCAGCTCGCGGGTTCCGTCCTCGACACGTCGAGGCAGGTGGCCGTCCAGGGCGACCGTCTGGCCGACGAAGTGCGCAAGTTCCTCGTCGCCCTGCGACGCGGCCCCATGGATCGTGCGCAGGACGAGACCGGCACACAGACGAGCGGCGACGACGGCCGCGTGCACCGGCTCTCCCGCGCGGCCTGA
- a CDS encoding HdeD family acid-resistance protein, which produces MPQPHLTRLDGTGLSGPVARSRWWLYAIGFLLIVAGLAALALPFFASLAVEAVVGWAFVIAGISQFLYALRTKGWGGFVWQVLIAAVFLVGGFTLITNPVAGLISLTLVIIATFVASGILKILIGFRLRPMDGWGWFVLLGVLSLAVGLLIWNRLPSSAAWSLGLLVGIDFLSTGLVFLRFGYLAGQTSRIAGAAA; this is translated from the coding sequence ATGCCCCAACCCCACCTCACCCGTCTTGACGGAACAGGTCTCAGCGGACCGGTCGCCCGAAGTCGCTGGTGGCTCTACGCCATCGGGTTCCTGCTCATCGTGGCCGGATTGGCGGCCCTCGCGCTTCCGTTCTTCGCCAGCCTGGCGGTGGAGGCCGTGGTCGGCTGGGCCTTCGTGATCGCGGGCATTTCCCAGTTTCTCTACGCCCTGCGCACCAAGGGCTGGGGCGGCTTCGTCTGGCAGGTGCTGATCGCGGCCGTCTTCCTGGTCGGCGGCTTCACCCTCATCACCAATCCCGTTGCGGGCCTGATCAGCCTGACTCTGGTGATCATCGCCACCTTCGTGGCCAGCGGTATCCTCAAGATCCTGATCGGCTTCCGCCTCAGGCCCATGGACGGATGGGGCTGGTTCGTGCTGCTGGGCGTCCTGTCGCTCGCCGTCGGCCTGCTGATCTGGAACCGCCTGCCGAGTTCGGCAGCCTGGAGCCTGGGGCTGCTCGTGGGCATCGATTTCCTGTCGACCGGGCTCGTGTTCCTGCGCTTCGGCTATCTGGCGGGCCAGACCTCCCGCATCGCCGGCGCGGCGGCATAG
- the gyrB gene encoding DNA topoisomerase (ATP-hydrolyzing) subunit B produces MAEPAINVNADAYGAESIKVLKGLDAVRKRPGMYIGDTDDGSGLHHMVYEVVDNAIDEALAGHATEVTVTLNADGSVTVTDNGRGIPTDIHQGEGVSAAEVIMTQLHAGGKFDQNSYKVSGGLHGVGVSVVNALSTWLRLRIYRNGKEHFMEFRHGDAAAPLAVVGDAPDKRGTEVTFLPSPGTFTMVEFDYATLEHRLRELAFLNSGVRIVLTDKRHAEHKREELMYEGGVEAFVRYLDRAKTPLIQQPVMIRSERDGIGVEVALWWNDSYHENVLCFTNNIPQRDGGTHLAGFRAALTRQVNGYAESSGMTKKEKVSLTGDDCREGLTAVVSVKVPDPKFSSQTKDKLVSSEVRPAVENVVNEALNNWLEEHPQEARTLVGKVVEAAAAREAARKARELTRRKGALDVASLPGKLADCQERDPSKCELILVEGDSAGGSAKQGRDRAFQAVLPLRGKILNVERARFDKMLSSQEIGTLITALGTGIGREEFNVEKLRYHRIIIMTDADVDGSHIRTLLLTFFFRQMPELIERGHLYIAQPPLYKATRGKSSIYLKDERALEDYLIDAGIEGASLQLETGVEFQGDQLKGLIDEARLVRQVLNNLHTRYNRKAVEQAAIAGALRPDVVEDPERGPSAAAYIATRLDAISDELERGWTGEVNDGGYAFSRTVRGVTQTAVLDQALIASQEAKKLDERAKSLQDVYAKPAKLVRKSDAMQIDGPLSLFNAVIAYGRKGLQLQRYKGLGEMTAQQLWETTLDRDVRSLLQVKVKDTTDADDLFVKLMGDVVEPRREFIQENALSVANLDV; encoded by the coding sequence ATGGCCGAACCTGCTATCAACGTGAATGCCGACGCCTATGGCGCGGAATCCATCAAGGTGCTCAAAGGCCTTGATGCGGTACGCAAGCGGCCGGGCATGTATATCGGCGATACCGATGACGGCTCGGGCCTGCACCACATGGTCTACGAGGTGGTCGACAACGCCATCGACGAGGCTCTGGCCGGTCACGCAACGGAAGTCACCGTCACGCTCAATGCCGACGGCTCGGTGACCGTCACCGACAACGGCCGCGGCATTCCCACCGACATCCATCAGGGCGAAGGCGTCTCGGCGGCCGAGGTCATCATGACCCAGCTCCATGCGGGCGGCAAGTTCGACCAGAACTCCTACAAGGTGTCGGGGGGCCTCCACGGCGTGGGCGTGTCCGTGGTGAACGCGCTCTCGACCTGGCTGCGCCTGCGCATCTATCGCAACGGCAAGGAACACTTCATGGAGTTCCGCCACGGCGACGCCGCGGCTCCGCTCGCGGTGGTGGGCGACGCGCCGGACAAGCGCGGCACGGAAGTGACCTTCCTGCCCTCCCCCGGGACCTTCACCATGGTGGAGTTCGACTATGCCACCCTCGAGCATCGCCTGCGCGAGCTGGCCTTCCTGAACTCGGGCGTGCGCATCGTCCTCACCGACAAGCGCCATGCGGAGCACAAGCGCGAGGAACTGATGTACGAGGGCGGCGTGGAGGCCTTCGTGCGCTATCTCGACCGCGCCAAGACCCCCCTGATCCAGCAGCCGGTGATGATCCGCTCCGAGAGGGACGGGATCGGCGTGGAAGTGGCCCTGTGGTGGAACGACAGCTATCACGAGAACGTGCTGTGCTTCACCAACAATATCCCGCAGCGGGACGGCGGCACGCATCTCGCGGGCTTCCGCGCGGCGCTCACGCGCCAAGTGAACGGCTATGCCGAATCCTCCGGCATGACCAAGAAGGAGAAAGTCTCGCTGACCGGCGACGATTGCCGCGAAGGCCTGACCGCCGTCGTGTCGGTGAAGGTGCCCGATCCGAAGTTCTCGTCCCAGACCAAGGACAAGCTCGTTTCCTCCGAAGTGCGGCCTGCGGTCGAGAACGTGGTGAACGAGGCGCTCAACAACTGGCTCGAGGAGCACCCGCAGGAAGCCCGCACCCTCGTCGGCAAGGTGGTGGAAGCCGCCGCCGCTCGCGAGGCCGCCCGCAAGGCGCGCGAGCTCACCCGCCGGAAGGGAGCGCTCGACGTGGCCTCGCTGCCCGGCAAGCTCGCCGACTGCCAGGAGCGCGATCCCTCGAAATGCGAGCTCATCCTGGTGGAGGGCGACTCGGCCGGCGGTTCGGCCAAGCAAGGTCGCGACCGTGCCTTCCAGGCCGTGCTGCCCCTGCGCGGCAAGATCCTCAACGTGGAACGCGCCCGCTTCGACAAGATGCTCTCGTCCCAGGAGATCGGCACGCTGATCACGGCGCTGGGCACCGGCATCGGCCGCGAGGAGTTCAACGTCGAGAAGCTGCGCTATCACCGCATCATCATCATGACGGACGCGGACGTGGACGGCTCGCATATCCGCACGCTTCTGCTCACGTTCTTCTTCCGTCAGATGCCGGAGCTGATCGAGCGCGGGCACCTCTACATCGCGCAGCCGCCGCTCTACAAGGCGACCCGCGGCAAGTCCTCGATCTACCTCAAGGACGAGCGCGCACTGGAAGACTATCTCATCGATGCGGGCATCGAAGGCGCATCGCTCCAGCTCGAAACCGGCGTTGAGTTCCAGGGCGACCAGCTCAAAGGCCTGATCGACGAGGCACGCCTCGTGCGCCAGGTGCTGAACAACCTGCATACCCGCTACAACCGCAAGGCCGTCGAGCAGGCGGCCATCGCCGGCGCGCTGCGCCCCGATGTGGTGGAAGATCCCGAACGCGGCCCCTCGGCAGCCGCCTACATTGCCACGCGCCTCGACGCGATCTCCGACGAGCTCGAACGCGGCTGGACGGGCGAAGTGAACGACGGCGGCTATGCGTTCTCGCGCACCGTGCGCGGCGTGACGCAGACCGCCGTTCTCGACCAGGCCCTGATTGCGAGCCAGGAAGCCAAGAAGCTCGACGAGCGCGCCAAGTCGCTGCAGGACGTCTATGCCAAGCCGGCGAAGCTCGTGCGCAAGAGCGACGCGATGCAGATCGACGGTCCGCTTTCCTTGTTCAACGCGGTCATCGCCTACGGCCGCAAGGGCCTGCAGCTCCAGCGCTACAAAGGCCTCGGCGAAATGACCGCCCAGCAGCTCTGGGAAACCACCCTCGACCGCGACGTGCGCTCGCTCCTGCAGGTCAAGGTGAAGGACACGACCGATGCCGACGACCTGTTCGTGAAGCTCATGGGCGACGTGGTGGAACCCCGCCGCGAATTCATTCAGGAGAACGCGCTCTCAGTGGCGAATCTCGACGTGTAA
- a CDS encoding aconitase X, translated as MNEAVFSGIAFVRGKATGEVISSDVELSFWGGVDPVTGEVIDRHHPLSGRILTGKILAIPGGRGSCSGSGVILELLLNGKGPAAMVVERADDILTLGVVIAEEVFGQSIPVVILDPKDFRRVTAARHARVDGARVACAERPEELSAVSDDRGPAAPPASRMELTQADRAFLDGAHGKAAQVAMNIVLRMAELQGADRLIDVTQAHIDGCIYTGPGSLRFAQRLRDWGGRVAVPTTLNSISVDHRRWRAQGIDPAFGEPASQLGDAYVDMGARPTFTCAPYLLDSAPARGEQIVWAESNAVVFANSVLGARTMKYPDYLDICIALTGRAPLAGCHVESGRRAALRINLPALDGLDDSFYPLIGYHVGLLAANRIPVIVGLEKASPSQDDLKAFGAAFATTSSAPMFHIVGVTPEAASVEEATGGAAVPALDVGIEDLARSWSELDNAQDASVDLVSLGNPHFSVGECERLAALCRGRARHKDVTMVVTCGRATYDRVREAGILAELEQFGIQIVTDTCWCMIIEPVIPPHARTIMTNSGKYAHYGPGLTGRRFHFGSLEACVEAAATGIADGRRPSWLLAQ; from the coding sequence ATGAACGAAGCTGTCTTCTCGGGTATCGCCTTCGTTCGTGGCAAGGCCACAGGCGAGGTCATTTCCAGCGATGTGGAGCTGAGCTTCTGGGGAGGTGTCGATCCGGTCACCGGCGAGGTGATCGACCGCCACCACCCCTTGAGCGGCCGGATCCTCACGGGCAAGATCCTCGCCATCCCGGGCGGGCGCGGCTCCTGCTCGGGCAGCGGCGTGATCCTCGAACTGCTCCTCAACGGCAAGGGGCCCGCCGCCATGGTGGTCGAGCGGGCGGACGACATCCTGACCCTGGGCGTCGTGATCGCCGAAGAGGTCTTCGGGCAGTCGATTCCCGTCGTCATCCTCGACCCGAAGGATTTCCGCCGGGTGACGGCGGCACGCCATGCGCGCGTCGACGGCGCCCGCGTCGCATGCGCGGAGCGGCCCGAGGAGCTCAGCGCCGTGTCGGACGATCGCGGACCGGCCGCGCCGCCCGCCTCCCGCATGGAGCTGACGCAAGCCGACAGGGCCTTCCTGGACGGCGCGCACGGCAAGGCCGCACAGGTGGCGATGAACATCGTCCTGCGCATGGCGGAACTGCAGGGGGCCGACCGCCTGATCGACGTGACCCAGGCCCATATCGACGGCTGCATCTATACCGGGCCGGGCTCGCTCCGGTTCGCGCAGCGGCTGCGAGACTGGGGCGGAAGGGTCGCCGTGCCGACGACGCTCAATTCCATCTCGGTCGATCATCGCCGCTGGCGGGCGCAGGGCATCGATCCCGCCTTCGGAGAACCCGCGAGTCAGCTCGGCGACGCCTATGTGGACATGGGCGCGAGACCGACCTTCACCTGCGCGCCCTATCTCCTCGACAGCGCTCCGGCACGAGGCGAGCAGATCGTCTGGGCGGAATCCAACGCCGTCGTCTTTGCCAACAGCGTGCTCGGCGCGCGCACGATGAAATATCCCGATTATCTGGACATCTGCATCGCGCTCACCGGCCGCGCGCCGCTGGCCGGGTGCCATGTCGAGAGCGGCCGCCGTGCCGCTCTGCGCATCAATCTTCCGGCGCTCGACGGGCTCGACGATTCGTTCTACCCGCTCATCGGCTACCATGTGGGGCTCCTGGCGGCGAACCGGATTCCCGTGATCGTCGGGTTGGAAAAGGCTTCGCCCTCGCAGGACGACCTGAAGGCCTTCGGGGCCGCCTTCGCGACCACGTCGAGCGCGCCGATGTTCCATATCGTCGGCGTGACGCCCGAGGCCGCGAGCGTGGAGGAGGCGACCGGCGGGGCCGCCGTTCCGGCGCTCGACGTCGGCATCGAGGACCTCGCGCGGAGCTGGAGCGAACTCGACAATGCACAGGACGCATCCGTCGATCTCGTGTCGCTCGGCAATCCGCACTTCTCCGTTGGCGAATGCGAGAGGCTCGCGGCCCTGTGCCGGGGCCGCGCGAGGCACAAGGACGTGACGATGGTCGTCACCTGCGGGCGCGCCACTTACGACCGGGTGCGCGAGGCCGGCATTCTGGCGGAGCTGGAGCAATTCGGCATTCAGATCGTCACGGATACCTGCTGGTGCATGATCATCGAGCCGGTGATCCCGCCGCACGCGAGGACGATCATGACCAATTCCGGCAAATACGCCCATTACGGTCCCGGACTCACCGGACGGCGCTTCCACTTCGGAAGTCTCGAGGCCTGCGTCGAGGCGGCCGCGACGGGCATCGCCGACGGCAGGCGGCCCTCCTGGCTGCTTGCGCAATAA
- the dnaN gene encoding DNA polymerase III subunit beta, which yields MRVTVERAALLKALGHVHRVVERRNTIPILSNVLLRAEDGALRLRATDLDIEVTETIPADITEAGSTTVPAYMIYDIVRKLPDGAQVSLEMTADMGQMQIRSGRSRFMLQALPESDFPDLAAGDLPHRFTLAAADLKRLIEKTQFAISTEETRYYLNGIYLHTLDVGGSLVMRAVATDGHRLARVELPAPTGSEGMPGVIIPRKAVAEIVKLVEDGSETITVELSSAKVRLTFDGVVLTSKLIDGTFPDYQRVIPAGNDKVLVVERADFAKAVDRVSTISSERGRAVKLALGDGRLTLTVNNPDSGSATEEIEVDYDAAPIDIGFNAKYLLDITAQLDGDTALFKLADPGSPTLIQDREGASALYVLMPMRV from the coding sequence ATGAGAGTTACTGTTGAGCGCGCCGCTCTGCTGAAGGCGCTGGGGCACGTGCACCGCGTCGTCGAGCGCCGCAACACCATTCCGATTCTGTCGAACGTCCTCTTGCGCGCCGAGGATGGCGCCCTGCGCCTGCGCGCAACCGACCTCGACATCGAGGTCACGGAAACGATCCCGGCCGATATCACGGAGGCAGGCTCCACCACGGTGCCCGCCTACATGATCTACGACATCGTGCGAAAGCTCCCCGACGGCGCCCAGGTCTCCCTCGAGATGACCGCCGACATGGGCCAGATGCAGATCCGCTCGGGCCGCTCGCGCTTCATGCTGCAGGCGCTTCCCGAGAGCGATTTCCCGGATCTCGCCGCCGGCGACCTTCCGCACCGCTTCACCTTGGCGGCTGCCGATCTCAAGCGCCTGATCGAAAAGACCCAGTTCGCGATCTCGACCGAAGAAACGCGCTACTATCTCAACGGCATCTATCTGCACACGCTGGACGTAGGCGGATCGCTCGTGATGCGGGCCGTCGCCACCGACGGCCATCGCCTCGCCCGCGTGGAACTGCCCGCGCCTACGGGTTCGGAGGGCATGCCCGGCGTGATCATTCCACGCAAGGCGGTCGCCGAGATCGTCAAGCTCGTCGAAGACGGTTCGGAGACCATCACGGTGGAGCTGTCCTCGGCGAAGGTCCGCCTGACCTTCGACGGCGTGGTTTTGACCTCCAAGCTCATCGACGGCACCTTCCCCGATTATCAGCGCGTCATTCCTGCCGGCAACGACAAGGTCCTGGTGGTCGAGCGCGCCGATTTCGCCAAGGCCGTCGACCGCGTCTCCACGATCTCCTCGGAGCGTGGGCGCGCCGTGAAGCTGGCGCTCGGCGACGGGCGCCTGACGCTCACCGTCAACAATCCGGATTCGGGCAGCGCGACGGAGGAGATCGAGGTCGATTACGATGCTGCTCCCATCGATATCGGTTTCAACGCCAAGTACCTGCTGGACATCACGGCCCAGCTCGATGGCGACACCGCCCTGTTCAAGCTTGCCGATCCCGGCTCGCCCACCCTCATCCAGGACCGCGAGGGCGCATCCGCCCTCTACGTCCTGATGCCGATGCGCGTTTAA
- a CDS encoding F0F1 ATP synthase subunit A, with protein sequence MTCRFCGFDLKAEASPVANPIEQFVVKTLVPLGSVGGVEFGVTNASVFMSLSVVLIVGGFLWATRRKALVPGRSQAVAEMLHEFVAGTLQDAAGREGMKFFPLVFSLFLFVLVLNLLGMIPGSFTVTSQIVVTFGLAMLVIATVIGYGFMKHGTRFLRLFVPSGVPQWLLPVLVVIEIISFLSRPISLSLRLFANMLGGHIALKVFGGFVVALGTAGTGYAVLAPLPLAMTVALTGFEFLVAVLQAYVFAVLTCIYLNDALHPGH encoded by the coding sequence ATGACCTGCCGTTTCTGTGGCTTCGATCTGAAAGCGGAGGCATCCCCGGTGGCCAACCCTATCGAGCAGTTTGTCGTCAAAACCCTGGTCCCTCTCGGGAGCGTGGGCGGAGTCGAGTTCGGCGTGACGAACGCGTCCGTGTTCATGAGCTTGTCCGTCGTGTTGATCGTCGGCGGGTTTCTCTGGGCCACACGCCGGAAGGCCCTCGTGCCGGGCCGCTCCCAGGCGGTTGCCGAGATGCTGCACGAGTTCGTCGCAGGAACCCTCCAGGATGCGGCGGGCCGGGAGGGAATGAAGTTCTTTCCTCTGGTGTTCTCGCTCTTCCTCTTCGTCCTGGTCCTGAACCTGCTGGGCATGATTCCCGGCTCCTTCACGGTCACGAGCCAGATCGTCGTGACGTTCGGCCTTGCCATGCTCGTGATCGCAACCGTGATCGGCTACGGCTTCATGAAACACGGCACCCGCTTCCTCAGGCTGTTCGTGCCCTCGGGAGTGCCCCAATGGCTCCTTCCCGTGCTCGTGGTCATCGAGATCATCTCGTTTCTGTCACGGCCGATCAGCCTCAGCCTGCGGCTGTTCGCCAACATGCTGGGCGGGCATATCGCCCTGAAGGTCTTCGGCGGCTTCGTCGTGGCGCTGGGCACGGCGGGAACCGGATATGCGGTGCTCGCGCCGCTTCCTCTGGCCATGACCGTCGCATTGACGGGCTTCGAGTTTCTCGTCGCCGTCCTCCAGGCCTATGTGTTTGCGGTGCTGACCTGCATCTACCTCAACGATGCGCTCCACCCGGGACACTAA
- a CDS encoding multidrug efflux SMR transporter encodes MAWVYLVVAGLLEVLWAYTMKQSMGFTKLVPSIVTIVAMIASFGLLSFAMRVLPLGTAYVIWTGIGAIGAFLVGIAVLGEQATALRVGSALFILIGLIGLKMASDH; translated from the coding sequence ATGGCTTGGGTTTATCTGGTCGTGGCGGGACTGCTGGAGGTCCTTTGGGCCTACACCATGAAGCAATCGATGGGGTTCACGAAGCTCGTCCCGAGCATCGTGACCATCGTGGCGATGATTGCAAGTTTCGGCTTGTTGTCGTTCGCCATGAGGGTGCTTCCCCTCGGCACGGCCTACGTGATCTGGACGGGGATCGGCGCCATCGGTGCGTTTTTGGTGGGGATCGCCGTGCTCGGAGAGCAGGCCACGGCCCTGCGGGTCGGGAGCGCCCTGTTCATCCTGATCGGTCTGATCGGCCTCAAGATGGCATCGGATCATTAA
- a CDS encoding LysE family translocator — protein MEPAGLILFSSALFIAAASPGPGIAAIVARVLGRGPKEAVPFSIGIALGDVVWLTFAVLGLAALAQTFHEVFLAIKYAGAAYLLYLAYKLWTAPAAAREVQAEERPEHPAKLLLGGLALTLGNPKTMVFYLALLPTFLDLTRITTLGYAELALATLAVLAVVFGGYIVLATRARRLFTSPNAIRILNRFTGTVMAGAAAAVAAR, from the coding sequence ATGGAACCCGCAGGCCTGATCCTGTTCTCGTCCGCCCTGTTCATCGCCGCAGCCTCGCCCGGGCCGGGGATCGCCGCCATCGTGGCGCGGGTGCTGGGGCGCGGCCCCAAGGAGGCTGTGCCGTTCAGCATCGGAATCGCCCTGGGGGACGTGGTGTGGCTCACCTTCGCGGTCTTAGGCCTCGCCGCCCTGGCGCAGACCTTCCATGAGGTCTTCCTGGCGATCAAATACGCTGGCGCCGCCTATCTGCTCTATCTCGCCTACAAGCTCTGGACGGCTCCCGCCGCAGCCAGGGAGGTCCAGGCCGAGGAGAGGCCCGAGCATCCGGCCAAACTCCTGCTGGGCGGGCTGGCGCTCACCCTCGGCAACCCGAAGACGATGGTGTTCTACCTCGCGCTCCTGCCGACCTTCCTCGATCTCACCCGGATCACGACGCTGGGCTATGCGGAACTCGCTCTCGCCACCCTGGCGGTGCTGGCGGTGGTGTTCGGCGGCTATATCGTGCTCGCGACCCGCGCCCGCAGGCTCTTCACCAGCCCCAACGCCATCCGCATTCTCAACCGCTTCACGGGAACCGTCATGGCGGGAGCGGCGGCGGCCGTGGCGGCCCGCTGA
- a CDS encoding PAS domain-containing protein, with protein sequence MSQLITPTQREIFFDPDSFIVSKTDLKGRLTYTNRIFCEIAGYTEKELAGQPHSMIRHPDMPRAVFKVLWDAIQDGREVFAYVKNMARNGDHYWVFAHVTPSYDGNLKVCGYHSNRRVPKRDVVEKVIAPFYAELTRIEASCPNAKEGLAASHRHLMQTATANKASYDEFVFSL encoded by the coding sequence ATGAGCCAATTGATCACTCCCACTCAGCGCGAGATCTTCTTCGATCCCGATTCCTTCATCGTCTCGAAAACGGACCTGAAAGGCAGGCTGACCTACACGAACAGGATTTTCTGCGAGATCGCCGGATACACCGAGAAGGAGCTCGCCGGGCAGCCGCACAGCATGATCCGTCACCCGGACATGCCGCGCGCGGTCTTCAAGGTCCTGTGGGACGCGATCCAGGACGGCCGCGAGGTCTTCGCTTATGTGAAGAACATGGCGCGCAACGGCGATCACTACTGGGTCTTCGCCCATGTGACGCCGTCCTATGACGGCAATCTGAAGGTCTGCGGCTATCACTCCAACCGCCGGGTTCCGAAGCGGGACGTGGTGGAAAAGGTCATTGCGCCGTTCTACGCCGAACTCACCCGCATCGAAGCCTCCTGCCCCAATGCCAAGGAGGGGCTTGCAGCTTCCCACCGGCACCTCATGCAAACCGCCACCGCGAACAAGGCCAGCTATGATGAATTTGTCTTCTCTCTCTAA
- the recF gene encoding DNA replication/repair protein RecF → MSASPVAASRIARLILQDFRTYASLDLSVSRQLVALVGENGAGKTNVLEAISLFMPGRGLRRAELADMARQGGTGSFAVSLTLDTAYGEHRLGTGLEPQGENGRASRLCRIDGMAASSPTAFAEFLRVVWLTPDLDALFRGPAGDRRRFLDRLVLAVDAEHGTRVNALERALRSRNRVLEENPDDRLWLDALEREVAELAIAVAAARRETVDRLAALILATREEESPFPFATMDIEGEIDRLVATLPAVDAEDRYRAILRDYRARDRAAGRTLVGPQASDLLVRHGPKDIAANTASTGEQKALLIGLVLAHARLVASMSGIAPFVLLDEVAAHLDPRRRAGLFAALETLGGQVWMTGADPSLFAELEGRADVLQVLPGVIEPITTR, encoded by the coding sequence ATGTCCGCTTCTCCTGTTGCCGCCTCCCGAATCGCTCGCCTGATCCTCCAGGATTTCCGCACCTATGCGAGCCTGGACCTTTCCGTCTCGCGCCAGCTCGTGGCGCTCGTAGGCGAGAACGGGGCGGGCAAGACCAATGTGCTGGAGGCGATCTCCCTCTTCATGCCGGGACGCGGTCTGCGTCGCGCGGAGCTCGCCGACATGGCCCGCCAGGGCGGCACCGGCTCCTTCGCCGTTTCGCTCACTCTCGACACGGCTTACGGCGAGCACCGCCTCGGCACCGGCCTCGAACCGCAGGGAGAAAACGGCCGCGCCTCGCGCCTCTGCCGGATCGACGGCATGGCGGCTTCCTCTCCGACGGCCTTTGCCGAATTCCTGCGGGTCGTCTGGCTCACGCCTGATCTCGATGCCTTGTTTCGTGGTCCGGCCGGCGACCGCCGCCGCTTCCTCGACCGCCTGGTGCTTGCGGTGGATGCGGAGCACGGCACCCGGGTGAACGCCCTGGAGCGTGCGCTGCGCTCCCGCAACCGGGTGCTGGAGGAAAATCCCGACGATCGCCTGTGGCTCGATGCCCTGGAGCGCGAGGTGGCCGAGCTGGCGATCGCGGTCGCCGCCGCGCGCCGCGAGACCGTGGACCGGCTCGCCGCCCTGATCCTGGCGACGCGCGAGGAGGAATCCCCCTTCCCGTTCGCCACGATGGACATCGAAGGCGAGATCGACAGGCTGGTCGCCACGCTTCCGGCCGTCGATGCCGAGGACCGCTACCGCGCGATCCTGCGCGATTATCGTGCGCGCGACCGCGCTGCCGGGCGAACCCTCGTCGGTCCGCAGGCCTCCGACCTGCTCGTGCGCCACGGCCCCAAGGACATCGCGGCCAACACCGCCTCGACGGGCGAACAGAAGGCCCTTCTCATCGGCCTGGTGCTCGCCCATGCGCGGCTGGTGGCCAGCATGAGCGGCATTGCCCCCTTCGTGCTCCTCGACGAGGTTGCCGCCCATCTCGATCCGCGCCGCCGCGCGGGCCTCTTCGCGGCCCTGGAAACACTCGGCGGACAGGTCTGGATGACGGGCGCCGATCCGAGCCTCTTCGCAGAACTCGAAGGCCGGGCGGACGTGCTTCAGGTTTTGCCCGGCGTGATCGAACCCATCACAACTCGTTGA